Proteins from a genomic interval of Coccinella septempunctata chromosome 2, icCocSept1.1, whole genome shotgun sequence:
- the LOC123307785 gene encoding mitochondrial potassium channel ATP-binding subunit isoform X1 has translation MSQLYLNIFNISKLLRSNSLFIKAYRQFNYAIQPTHCTRTKVTNSLKKYSAVGICLCGGSIAAIVVRNNRVICEKKTRLAGFRDSSTKNVPFNWKKLWKYLKPHFIYFIAAVAGALIVAILNIQIPLVIGNIINIVSRFGETSNSKLFFEEMKIPSIKITAMYGMQAFATFFYIHMLSNLGEKMAFNMKRDLFKAVLQQDVGFFDEHRTGEVINRLTSDIQDFKSSFKQIVSGGLRAVTQIIGCSASLVMISPQMTLITLLCVPSIIAVGTIFGTLLRGISIRAQVQGEKTTAVADEAVSNIRTVRAFAMEEDEEYLFDTEAALAMDLNISLGFGIGWFQAGTNLFLNGMVLGTIYMGGYLLSSNQLSPGELMAFLMASQTIQRSLAQISLLFGSVIRGMAAGTRVFEYMDVKPKIPLVGGRIIPDDKLKGNIEFRSVKFSYPSRPEQVVLNDFNLSIPAGKTVAIVGASGNGKSTVVALLERFYDVNEGSITLDGEELRTLDPSWLRKRALGLISQEPILFGTSVIENIRYGKPGATDEEVVEAARLANAHDFISNFPQGYQTLVGERGATLSGGQKQRIAIARALLKNPTVLLLDEATSALDTESEKIVQAALDKAQHGRTVIVIAHRLSTIQNADIIVVLHRGKIVEMGNHEQLKKLGGYYWSLTYQQQEVPGA, from the exons ATGTCGCAgctatatttgaatatttttaacaTCAGCAAACTATTGAG GAGTAATTCGCTATTTATTAAAGCCTATAGACAATTTAATTATGCGATTCAACCCACACATTGTACTAGAACTAAAGTAaccaattcattgaaaaaatactCTGCTGTTGGGATATGTTTGTGTGGTGGAAGTATTGCAGCTATTGTTGTAAGAAATAACAGGGTAATATGTGAGAAGAAAACAAGATTAGCGGGATTCAGAGATTCATCAACAAAAAATGTCCCCTTCAATTGGAAGAAATTATGGAAATATCTGAAAcctcattttatttattttatagctGCAGTAGCA ggTGCCTTAATTGTTGCTATCCTCAATATACAAATACCTCTAGTAATAggaaatataataaatattgtTTCTAGATTTGGAGAAACAAGTAATAGTAAATTGTTttttgaagaaatgaaaattcCAAGCATCAAGATAACTGCCATGTATGGAATGCAG GCTTTTGCAACATTTTTCTACATTCACATGCTGTCAAACTTAGGAGAAAAAATGGCTTTCAATATGAAACGGGATCTCTTCAAAGCAGTTTTGCAGCAAGATGTTGGTTTCTTTGATGAACATAGAACTGGGGAAGTTATCAACAG ATTAACTTCTGATATTCAAGATTTCAAAAGCAGTTTCAAACAGATAGTCTCAGGAGGTCTTAGAGCTGTCACTCAAATCATAGGGTGCTCAGCCTCCTTAGTTATGATTTCACCACAGATGACATTGATTACTCTTTTATGTGTTCCAAGCATAATAGCTGTAGGAACAATATTTGGAACATTATTGAGGGGTATATCTATTAGAGCTCAAGTTCAG GGAGAAAAAACTACTGCTGTAGCAGACGAAGCAGTTTCTAACATTCGAACTGTGCGTGCATTCGCTATGGAAGAGGATGAGGAATATCTATTTGACACTGAAGCTGCCTTAGCAATGGACTTGAATATAAGTTTGGGTTTTGGAATTGGTTGGTTTCAAGCTGgaacaaatttatttttaaatgG TATGGTGTTGGGAACAATATACATGGGAGGATATTTGTTATCCTCAAATCAACTATCACCGGGAGAGCTGATGGCTTTTTTGATGGCTTCTCAAACAATTCAGAGATCTCTCGCCCAGATTTCCTTGTTGTTTGGTTCAGTGATAAGGGGAATGGCAGCTGGAACAAGGGTTTTTGAG TACATGGACGTCAAACCCAAAATACCCCTGGTCGGTGGTAGGATAATACCGGATGATAAACTAAAAGGCAACATTGAATTTAGAAGTGTCAAATTTTCTTATCCTTCTAGACCAGAACAG GTTGTACTGAATGACTTCAACCTGTCAATACCAGCTGGTAAAACTGTAGCTATAGTTGGCGCTTCTGGAAATGGAAAATCTACAGTTGTTGCTCTATTGGAGAG GTTTTATGACGTGAACGAAGGGAGTATTACCCTGGATGGAGAGGAATTGAGAACATTAGACCCATCATGGTTAAGAAAAAGAGCTCTGGGATTGATTAGTCAAGAACCAATATTGTTTGGAACTTCAGTTATTGAGAATATTCGTTATGGTAAACCTGGAGCAACAGATGAAGAG GTGGTGGAAGCTGCTCGTTTAGCTAATGCGCATGACTTTATTAGTAATTTTCCTCAAGGCTATCAGACTTTAGTAGGAGAAAGAGGTGCTACATTATCAGGTGGACAGAaacaaaggattgcaatagcAAGAGCTCTATTGAAGAACCCAACAGTATTGTTATTAGACGAAGCAACCAG tgctcttgacacagagtcggaaaaaattgttcaagcaGCGTTGGATAAAGCTCAGCATGGTAGGACTGTTATTGTTATAGCCCATAGACTCTCAACAATTCAAAATGCAGACATTATTGTTGTACTTCATCGTGGTAAAATAGTGGAG ATGGGTAATCacgaacaactgaagaaactGGGGGGCTACTATTGGTCTTTAACATATCAGCAACAAGAAGTACCTGGCGCATGA
- the LOC123307785 gene encoding mitochondrial potassium channel ATP-binding subunit isoform X2, with the protein MKIPSIKITAMYGMQAFATFFYIHMLSNLGEKMAFNMKRDLFKAVLQQDVGFFDEHRTGEVINRLTSDIQDFKSSFKQIVSGGLRAVTQIIGCSASLVMISPQMTLITLLCVPSIIAVGTIFGTLLRGISIRAQVQGEKTTAVADEAVSNIRTVRAFAMEEDEEYLFDTEAALAMDLNISLGFGIGWFQAGTNLFLNGMVLGTIYMGGYLLSSNQLSPGELMAFLMASQTIQRSLAQISLLFGSVIRGMAAGTRVFEYMDVKPKIPLVGGRIIPDDKLKGNIEFRSVKFSYPSRPEQVVLNDFNLSIPAGKTVAIVGASGNGKSTVVALLERFYDVNEGSITLDGEELRTLDPSWLRKRALGLISQEPILFGTSVIENIRYGKPGATDEEVVEAARLANAHDFISNFPQGYQTLVGERGATLSGGQKQRIAIARALLKNPTVLLLDEATSALDTESEKIVQAALDKAQHGRTVIVIAHRLSTIQNADIIVVLHRGKIVEMGNHEQLKKLGGYYWSLTYQQQEVPGA; encoded by the exons atgaaaattcCAAGCATCAAGATAACTGCCATGTATGGAATGCAG GCTTTTGCAACATTTTTCTACATTCACATGCTGTCAAACTTAGGAGAAAAAATGGCTTTCAATATGAAACGGGATCTCTTCAAAGCAGTTTTGCAGCAAGATGTTGGTTTCTTTGATGAACATAGAACTGGGGAAGTTATCAACAG ATTAACTTCTGATATTCAAGATTTCAAAAGCAGTTTCAAACAGATAGTCTCAGGAGGTCTTAGAGCTGTCACTCAAATCATAGGGTGCTCAGCCTCCTTAGTTATGATTTCACCACAGATGACATTGATTACTCTTTTATGTGTTCCAAGCATAATAGCTGTAGGAACAATATTTGGAACATTATTGAGGGGTATATCTATTAGAGCTCAAGTTCAG GGAGAAAAAACTACTGCTGTAGCAGACGAAGCAGTTTCTAACATTCGAACTGTGCGTGCATTCGCTATGGAAGAGGATGAGGAATATCTATTTGACACTGAAGCTGCCTTAGCAATGGACTTGAATATAAGTTTGGGTTTTGGAATTGGTTGGTTTCAAGCTGgaacaaatttatttttaaatgG TATGGTGTTGGGAACAATATACATGGGAGGATATTTGTTATCCTCAAATCAACTATCACCGGGAGAGCTGATGGCTTTTTTGATGGCTTCTCAAACAATTCAGAGATCTCTCGCCCAGATTTCCTTGTTGTTTGGTTCAGTGATAAGGGGAATGGCAGCTGGAACAAGGGTTTTTGAG TACATGGACGTCAAACCCAAAATACCCCTGGTCGGTGGTAGGATAATACCGGATGATAAACTAAAAGGCAACATTGAATTTAGAAGTGTCAAATTTTCTTATCCTTCTAGACCAGAACAG GTTGTACTGAATGACTTCAACCTGTCAATACCAGCTGGTAAAACTGTAGCTATAGTTGGCGCTTCTGGAAATGGAAAATCTACAGTTGTTGCTCTATTGGAGAG GTTTTATGACGTGAACGAAGGGAGTATTACCCTGGATGGAGAGGAATTGAGAACATTAGACCCATCATGGTTAAGAAAAAGAGCTCTGGGATTGATTAGTCAAGAACCAATATTGTTTGGAACTTCAGTTATTGAGAATATTCGTTATGGTAAACCTGGAGCAACAGATGAAGAG GTGGTGGAAGCTGCTCGTTTAGCTAATGCGCATGACTTTATTAGTAATTTTCCTCAAGGCTATCAGACTTTAGTAGGAGAAAGAGGTGCTACATTATCAGGTGGACAGAaacaaaggattgcaatagcAAGAGCTCTATTGAAGAACCCAACAGTATTGTTATTAGACGAAGCAACCAG tgctcttgacacagagtcggaaaaaattgttcaagcaGCGTTGGATAAAGCTCAGCATGGTAGGACTGTTATTGTTATAGCCCATAGACTCTCAACAATTCAAAATGCAGACATTATTGTTGTACTTCATCGTGGTAAAATAGTGGAG ATGGGTAATCacgaacaactgaagaaactGGGGGGCTACTATTGGTCTTTAACATATCAGCAACAAGAAGTACCTGGCGCATGA
- the LOC123307784 gene encoding adenylate cyclase type 10-like produces the protein MEVKILSQHHIISRQVDQIQNKKKIEVFSSFLPDEILLKSCKSNDLDRYDGVVLLIDISDIHILSRCNTEVAKEGISIADASINAYLSSIIEVVHFYDGDIVELIPDNLIVVWKSNPEIRLYKLIDAAIACALNIQRVVENFNREIGINFQMKQVISCGVIFFAVIGDKVSKNWVVFGDMMQICRSTISTAKPNEILVTCHAWGHLNEDRYVVNFTIGGNVQIINRVFSLAEREHKKKALQDLARIWTLCMNHLEIRNNILRESKRNDKMLHQIALKETILKNITPRITSEATLSYRKIKNLEAFIIKPVLDKVKEHQQLEYLSEVCETTIQLIHLTTGDCDENEWFILINEAYCIISGIVAKKYGCVVRIKTLCHKTVLFQVVFGLQGLSNDNVNQNALTTAAEIMKELRNLKNQINVNIEIFNDLVHCSVLGHPYRKSYFVIGKRVLQEPKKIFYKILCDYKTYEYSKLPSDCFVEQCNFEESKISDEIRFEYDESFKRFDSIIDGEIHVIGRDQELGYIRNIIFEPGKSENFLAVIVKGQCKSGKSVILRKIMAECEQKHCPLAFVNLCGGKSKPYFCVSAIYSQLLDLSSHSSKVSSTCALSKKLWHFEEALQLQKSTISEDIHQSMRIFENFLQVCKMTAEFSVIVIDNIQNIDIKSLQLLEDMLKLKVIRIVGAGLFEEDKLHILWKFSLSNQFKIMDLEPLGEEFIPELICHFLNVHGVMKKLVDLIRKVCEGKPGWVQTCLLELLNKKDILITCSSYRMILNENFIFPYEKNQKRMRKNGTNLRLAIIGEFHRENLRDMSPNALTLNFFESFPSYQQIIIKTAAVIGDMFTRSLLVFILELPNNNFFTYAIKCLFDEEIFECGSKYFINNAKVISNELSCVCHMKHEEQSLFRDFPKYAFCKILHFRNRILRKIAYELLSANQKKDLHLKITELLENENALCPQCSQHRSSAIIKIKKYKDMIVLVEPPESQCASQFNIEVIKNVIRKEITHSIDEESKQIETLSPNTLSIRKTWNRTNCFCLEIMTRIYSDLVHHSQRANHLAKQIFFMYQYGSILILIGELEDAIMLLKEASQLCILSDLEKYHISVEYSKFIFSRIVTAIAEAYYHLDDFKAAKNYILLCFRQQDIPIISLEYKFCFKLLKVNSKSILDYFSTQSKGFEEYVGQTLSILMRILVAENQWNLALSVAERSINLLQRENMNVTLLCDIYSSALDICSIHGDMHTCEQLEKCVISILFQLYSTDGSMEIFAMIKLMNTLFVIKTKNDTIQNAIRIGFRLYHLNYFLHAEIFQVETVTILTDLLISVKRIEDAVHAITVTRNMTKHTLYDGDLLYFTFCIDLILNGSFYKEKIDTIENFAEKLYSGNITHIENTLAQNYLIICIVTYFSRMNNWNKMEKWKNFFRIPKNEKNDYLLAKFKLRYLEFHLLQLVRRMGYEKVISKEDLEEIHQLILECRIIGKNWKCFLPKCYIYQGYFCKLRKKSKHRKFLKLGSKEAHQNGNYEAQCWIDLIENYWKMSITNNIMSEFPFVFWKKARNISFAEWIHIMFPLPLP, from the exons ATGGAGGTGAAAATATTGAGCCAGCACCACATAATATCGAGACAAGTTGAccaaattcaaaacaaaaagaaGATAGAAGTTTTCTCGAGTTTCCTTCCCGATGAAATATTGCTCAAGAGCTGCAAAAGTAATGATCTGGACCGATACGACGGCGTTGTTCTCCTCATTGATATCTCAGATATACATATTTTATCGAGATGCAACACAGAGGTGGCTAAAGAAGGCATCTCAATCGCTGATGCATCAATAAATGCATATCTAAGTTCTATAATAGAAGTCGTCCACTTTTATGATGGTGATATAGTTGAACTTATACCAGATAACCTAATAGTCGTATGGAAATCGAATCCAGAAATTAGACTGTACAAACTGATAGACGCAGCCATTGCTTGTGCTCTGAATATACAGAGGGTTGTAGAGAATTTCAACAGAGAGATAGGAATAAATTTTCAGATGAAGCAGGTAATATCCTGTGGTGTAATATTTTTCGCTGTGATTGGCGACAAGGTTTCCAAAAACTGGGTGGTTTTTGGAGATATGATGCAGATTTGTCGTTCGACCATATCAACTGCCAAACCCAATGAAATCCTTGTCACCTGCCATGCTTGGGGACACCTGAATGAGGATAGATACGTTGTAAATTTCACTATAGGAGGGAATGTCCAG ATAATAAACCGAGTGTTCTCACTCGCTGAGCGAGAACATAAGAAAAAAGCATTACAAGATTTGGCCCGTATCTGGACTCTTTGCATGAATCACCTGGAAATAAGGAACAATATACTCAGAGAATCTAAACGCAATGataaaatgttacatcaaataGCTCTCAAAGAaactattttgaaaaatataacaccGAGAATCACGTCGGAAGCAACATTGAGTTATCGCAAAATTAAGAATTTAGAAGCTTTCATAATAAAACCAGTTCTAGACAAAGTAAAGGAGCACCAGCAACTAGAATATTTATCGGAAGTGTGTGAAACGACAATTCAATTGATTCATTTGACAACCGGAGATTGCGACGAGAATGAATGGTTCATACTCATCAACGAAGCATACTGTATTATCAGTGGAATTGTCGCAAAGAAATACGGATGTGTCGTGAGAATAAAGACACTGTGCCACAAAACAGTACTATTTCAAGTAGTCTTCGGTCTCCAAGGATTGAGCAATGACAATGTAAATCAAAATGCCTTAACAACAGCAGCTGAGATTATGAAGGAActcagaaatttgaaaaaccaAATTAATGTGAACATCGAAATTTTCAACGATTTAGTTCATTGCTCGGTGTTGGGACATCCATATAGAAAAAGTTACTTTGTTATTGGTAAGAGAGTGTTGCAAGAaccgaaaaaaattttctacaaaattcTGTGTGACTACAAAACTTACGAATATTCGAAATTACCCTCGGACTGCTTCGTTGAACAATGTAACTTCGAAGAGAGTAAAATTTCTGATGAAATACGTTTCGAATATGATGAGAGTTTCAAAAGATTTGATAGTATAATTGACGGAGAAATTCACGTCATCGGAAGGGATCAAGAACTTGGatatattcgaaatataatctTCGAACCCGGAAAATCGGAAAATTTTCTTGCAGTCATTGTGAAAGGTCAATGTAAAAGTGGAAAATCCGTTATCCTCCGCAAAATAATGGCAGAATGTGAACAGAAACATTGTCCCTTGGCTTTCGTGAATTTATGTGGTGGAAAATCCAAGCCGTATTTTTGCGTTTCGGCCATTTATAGCCAACTTCTCGATCTGAGCTCTCATTCTTCGAAGGTCTCTTCAACATGTGCTTTATCCAAGAAGCTATGGCATTTCGAAGAAGCCCTACAGTTGCAAAAATCAACGATTTCAGAGGACATTCATCAAAGTATgagaattttcgagaatttcctTCAGGTTTGTAAGATGACCGCAGaattttctgtaattgttatagATAATATACAGAATATCGACATAAAGAGTCTACAACTACTGGAAGACATGTTAAAACTGAAAGTCATTAGGATTGTTGGCgctggactttttgaggaagaCAAATTACATATTCTCTGGAAGTTCTCCCTGAGCAACCAATTCAAAATAATGGACTTGGAACCACTTGGGGAAGAATTTATACCTGAACTCATATGTCATTTCCTGAATGTTCACGGAGTAATGAAAAAGCTTGTCGATTTAATAAGAAAAGTTTGTGAAGGAAAGCCTGGCTGGGTTCAAACCTGTCTCCTGGAGCTGTTGAATAAAAAAGATATTTTGATAACTTGTTCGTCATACAGAATgatattgaatgaaaatttcatatttccatatgagaaaaatcagaaaagaatGCGTAAGAACGGGACTAATTTAAGATTAGCAATAATCGGAGAATTCCACAGGGAAAACTTGAGGGATATGTCGCCCAATGCTCTcactcttaatttttttgaatcttttCCTTCGTACCAACAGATTATCATAAAAACTGCTGCTGTTATAGGAGATATGTTCACAAGATCTCTACTTGTCTTCATACTAGAATTACCGAACAATAACTTTTTCACGTACGCAATAAAATGTTTGTTCGACGAGGAAATTTTCGAGTGTGGTTCCAAATATTTCATCAACAACGCCAAAGTGATCAGCAATGAATTATCCTGCGTTTGTCACATGAAACACGAAGAACAATCCTTATTTCGAGATTTCCCCAAATATGCCTTCTGTAagattcttcattttcgaaacagGATACTCAGAAAAATAGCTTATGAGCTATTATCGGCCAATCAAAAAAAAGATTTGCATTTAAAAATAACGGAATTGTTGGAgaatgaaaatgcattatgtCCTCAATGTTCTCAACACCGATCATCCGCAATTAtaaagataaaaaaatataaggaCATGATTGTCTTAGTTGAGCCACCAGAGTCACAATGTGCTTCACAATTCAACATAGAAGTAATTAAAAATGTTATAAGGAAAGAAATAACACACTCAATAGACGAGGAAAGTAAACAGATTGAAACTTTAAGCCCGAACACTTTATCAATAAGGAAAACTTGGAACAGAACGAACTGTTTCTGCCTCGAAATCATGACGAGAATATACAGCGACCTAGTCCATCATAGCCAAAGAGCGAATCACTTGGCTAAACagatttttttcatgtatcaatACGGCTCGATACTCATTCTAATTGGCGAGTTGGAGGATGCCATAATGTTGCTCAAAGAAGCTTCCCAACTCTGCATACTGAGCGATCTCGAAAAATACCACATTTCAGTTGAGTATTCCAAATTTATATTCTCTAGAATAGTAACAGCAATAGCCGAGGCCTACTATCACTTGGACGACTTCAAAGCTGCTAAGAATTATATCCTACTTTGTTTCAGGCAACAAGACATACCAATAATATCATTAGAATACAAATTTTGCTTCAAACTTCTGAAAGTAAATTCCAAATCAattctcgattatttttcaacacAAAGCAAAGGTTTCGAAGAATATGTGGGGCAGACTTTATCCATATTAATGAGGATATTGGTAGCGGAAAACCAGTGGAATCTTGCTCTATCAGTGGCGGAAAGAAGTATTAATCTTTTACAGAGAGAAAACATGAACGTAACTTTGTTGTGCGATATTTACAGCAGTGCATTAGACATCTGCAGTATACATGGTGATATGCACACCTGTGAACAATTAGAAAAATGTgtcatttcaattttatttcaactTTATTCAACAGATGGAAGTATGGAAATATTCGCCATGATCAAGTTGATGAATACTCTGTTCGTTATCAAAACAAAAAATGATACAATTCAAAATGCAATAAGAATAGGCTTTAGATTATACCACTTGAATTACTTCCTTCATGCTGAAATATTTCAGGTTGAAACTGTTACTATTTTAACAGATTTGTTGATTTCTGTGAAAAGAATAGAGGATGCAGTACATGCAATAACAGTTACAAGAAACATGACTAAACACACATTGTATGATGGAGATCTACTTTATTTCACATTCTGTATCGATCTCATCCTGAATGGAAGTttttataaagaaaaaattgacaCAATCGAGAATTTCGCTGAAAAACTCTATTCAGGAAACATCACCcatat agaaaacACGTTAGCTCAAAATTATCTAATTATTTGTATAGTTACTTATTTTTCGAGGATGAATAATTGGAACAAAatggaaaagtggaaaaacttcttcagaattccgaaaaatgaaaaaaacgatTATTTGCTTGCTAAATTCAAACTTCGATATCTGGAATTTCATTTGCTACAATTAGTTAGAAGAATGGGATATGAAAAAGTCATTTCTAAGGAGGATCTGGAAGAAATTCACCAACTTATATTAGAATGTagaataattggaaaaaattggaaatgtttcCTTCCAAAGTGCTACATTTACCAAGGCTATTTTTGCAAACTAAGGAAAAAATCGAAACATAGAAAATTCTTGAAGCTTGGTTCTAAAGAAGCTCATCAAAATGGAAATTATGAGGCACAGTGTTGGATTGatttaattgaaaattattggaaaatgaGCATCACCAATAACATAATGTCGGAATTTCCCTTTGTATTCTGGAAAAAAGCTAGGAATATCAGTTTTGCTGAATGGATCCACATTATGTTTCCTCTTCCATTACCATGA